From a single Candidatus Zixiibacteriota bacterium genomic region:
- a CDS encoding thiamine pyrophosphate-dependent enzyme, with translation MNSTTTDIATPRRQSQQSGSGTSHKLTDEQLLLLYRWIYTSRRVDDMERKLKAQSRVFFQISGAGHEAVLAALGLVVRPKVDWFYCYYRDRALVLPLGYTAGEMLMDAVGAAESSSGGRQMPSHWSIPRVNVVSKSSCTGTQFLQSVGCAQAGRYLNSTEAISARDIPHDAEEITVVTGGDGTTSEGEFFEAINVACLKTPLGQLPVLFVIEDNGYAISVPKHQQTAGGSISKFLSGLSDQGLLEIREVDGCDPIECYETFREVEPILRRERRPVLVHAHVIRPYSHSESDDERAYKTEQMRQKEQQRDPFKNFPLYLKEHRVATEQQLETIRNEVDAEISEGAEKAVRAARPDKDSIPLYVTSPTVDASSDAFAVAPKFDDEDVSIIQGINRTLKDEMKRNPAILVFGEDVADVGFTELIDQVPGKGGVFKATAGLQRTHGPNRVYNSQLAEATIVGTATGMATRGIKPVCEVQFADYLWPAMMQLVNETSKMRWRSFNGFGAAAVIRIATGGYLGGSGAVYHSQSIEGTFAHFPGFLVAIPSNALDACGLLRTAMRCEDPVLFLEHKRLYRQPALKSKYPGPDFTIPFGRGNKLTEGDDLLIVSWGATVPKAVTVARALAKEDISVEIIDLRTVLPWDHDMVGESVKRIGKVLVVHEDVKFMGFGAEVSAWITENCFEHLDAPVRRVGAAFTPVSYGPEAETYILPQDGWIEEAARELIAY, from the coding sequence ATGAACTCGACCACCACGGACATTGCTACACCCCGGCGCCAATCGCAGCAGTCCGGTTCGGGGACTTCGCACAAACTCACCGACGAGCAGTTGCTCCTGCTCTATCGCTGGATCTACACCTCGCGCCGTGTCGACGACATGGAACGCAAACTCAAGGCGCAGTCGCGTGTGTTCTTCCAGATTTCCGGCGCGGGGCACGAGGCGGTGCTCGCCGCGCTCGGATTGGTCGTGCGACCGAAAGTCGACTGGTTCTACTGCTACTACCGCGACCGCGCGCTGGTGCTGCCCTTGGGCTACACAGCCGGGGAAATGCTGATGGACGCAGTCGGCGCGGCCGAGTCGTCATCGGGCGGACGCCAGATGCCCTCGCACTGGTCGATCCCGCGCGTCAACGTGGTCAGCAAGTCGTCGTGCACCGGCACCCAGTTTTTGCAATCGGTCGGCTGCGCGCAGGCCGGACGCTACCTCAACAGCACCGAGGCGATCTCGGCGCGCGACATCCCGCACGACGCCGAAGAGATTACGGTCGTTACGGGCGGTGACGGCACCACCTCGGAGGGCGAATTCTTCGAGGCGATCAATGTCGCCTGCCTGAAGACGCCGTTGGGGCAGCTTCCGGTGCTGTTTGTGATCGAAGACAACGGCTATGCGATCTCGGTCCCCAAACACCAGCAGACCGCCGGCGGTTCGATCTCGAAGTTCTTAAGCGGCCTGTCCGATCAGGGATTGTTGGAAATCCGCGAAGTCGACGGCTGCGACCCGATCGAGTGCTACGAGACGTTTCGCGAAGTCGAACCCATTTTGCGCAGAGAGCGGCGCCCGGTCCTGGTGCATGCGCATGTGATCCGTCCGTATTCGCATTCCGAGTCCGATGACGAACGGGCCTACAAGACCGAACAGATGCGCCAGAAGGAGCAGCAGCGCGATCCGTTCAAGAACTTCCCGTTGTATCTGAAGGAACACCGTGTCGCCACCGAACAGCAGCTCGAGACGATCCGCAACGAAGTCGACGCCGAGATCTCCGAAGGCGCCGAGAAGGCGGTCCGCGCCGCGCGCCCCGACAAAGACTCGATTCCGCTCTATGTGACTTCGCCGACGGTCGATGCTTCCTCGGATGCGTTTGCAGTCGCACCGAAGTTTGACGACGAGGACGTCTCGATCATCCAGGGCATCAATCGCACGTTGAAAGATGAGATGAAACGCAATCCCGCCATTCTCGTTTTCGGTGAGGATGTCGCCGATGTCGGTTTCACCGAGTTGATCGACCAGGTCCCCGGCAAGGGCGGCGTGTTTAAGGCGACGGCCGGGCTGCAACGGACGCATGGTCCCAACCGCGTCTACAATTCGCAGTTGGCCGAGGCAACCATCGTCGGCACCGCGACCGGGATGGCGACTCGCGGGATCAAGCCGGTCTGCGAAGTGCAATTCGCCGATTATCTCTGGCCGGCGATGATGCAGTTGGTCAACGAGACATCCAAGATGCGCTGGCGCTCATTTAATGGTTTCGGCGCGGCCGCGGTCATTCGTATCGCGACCGGCGGATACTTAGGCGGCTCCGGCGCAGTCTATCACTCGCAGTCGATCGAGGGCACCTTTGCACATTTCCCCGGATTCCTCGTTGCGATCCCATCCAACGCGCTGGACGCCTGCGGGCTGCTGCGCACCGCGATGCGCTGCGAAGACCCGGTGCTGTTCCTCGAACACAAACGGCTCTACCGTCAACCCGCACTGAAATCAAAATATCCCGGTCCCGACTTTACGATTCCATTCGGACGCGGCAACAAACTCACCGAGGGCGACGATCTGTTAATCGTCAGTTGGGGCGCAACGGTCCCCAAAGCAGTAACGGTTGCGCGCGCACTCGCCAAAGAAGACATCAGTGTCGAGATCATCGACCTGCGCACTGTGCTGCCGTGGGATCATGACATGGTCGGCGAGTCGGTCAAACGCATCGGCAAAGTCCTCGTGGTCCACGAAGACGTCAAGTTCATGGGCTTCGGCGCGGAAGTCTCCGCCTGGATCACCGAGAACTGCTTCGAGCATCTCGATGCTCCGGTGCGACGGGTCGGCGCGGCCTTCACGCCGGTCTCCTACGGTCCCGAAGCGGAGACCTACATCCTCCCGCAGGATGGCTGGATCGAAGAAGCGGCGCGGGAATTGATCGCGTATTAG
- a CDS encoding DUF1772 domain-containing protein encodes MLWISVLAWGVLVGGKLFDLRVLVGAWSASPPESLNLLPYGPHFPVDTGEYFFPSSVALLLCSFAALITGWQTPWRYRIWLILPAIMMLAILIFTVSAFWPRNAALWAVAQGFPGAIQDPAEVAEMVRQWVSWDWIRVAMGFVGYASSVRAISVSFPGTTADVPKN; translated from the coding sequence TTGCTTTGGATCTCTGTACTTGCTTGGGGCGTATTGGTCGGCGGCAAACTGTTTGACCTGCGCGTGCTGGTCGGCGCGTGGAGCGCCTCACCTCCCGAATCGCTCAACCTGTTGCCCTACGGGCCCCATTTCCCGGTCGACACGGGCGAGTATTTCTTTCCGAGTTCGGTCGCGCTGCTACTATGCTCATTCGCCGCCCTGATCACCGGATGGCAAACGCCGTGGAGGTATCGCATCTGGCTCATTCTGCCGGCAATCATGATGCTGGCAATACTGATCTTCACGGTTTCCGCATTCTGGCCGCGCAATGCGGCCCTGTGGGCTGTTGCGCAGGGGTTCCCCGGGGCGATCCAAGACCCTGCGGAAGTTGCCGAAATGGTTCGTCAGTGGGTCAGTTGGGACTGGATTCGTGTGGCGATGGGATTCGTGGGTTACGCATCTTCGGTTCGGGCGATCAGTGTTTCGTTTCCCGGGACGACTGCGGATGTGCCCAAGAACTGA
- a CDS encoding BrxA/BrxB family bacilliredoxin has protein sequence MPIYTSDEITRILDAMRTELTHVNVRELSTPQAVAEAFEQKGGTTLLVVNSVCGCAAGNARPGVALALQNSVIPDHSYTVFAGQDREATQRAREFLPEQPPSSPSIFLFKDGNLVYAMHRHMIEGRTARMVAYDLVRVFNEHCKAKGPSVPPDVFAKSPSVRVCGSTIPTREEMEQMMAGGGY, from the coding sequence ATGCCGATTTACACGTCGGATGAAATCACGCGCATCCTCGACGCCATGCGCACGGAACTCACGCACGTCAATGTGCGGGAGTTGTCGACGCCTCAGGCCGTCGCGGAGGCGTTTGAGCAGAAGGGCGGGACGACGCTGTTGGTGGTCAATTCGGTCTGCGGCTGTGCTGCGGGCAACGCGCGCCCCGGTGTCGCTCTGGCGCTGCAGAACTCGGTTATCCCCGACCACAGTTATACTGTCTTTGCCGGACAAGACCGCGAGGCGACGCAGCGTGCCCGCGAGTTCTTGCCCGAGCAGCCGCCCTCGTCTCCCTCGATTTTCCTGTTCAAAGACGGCAACCTCGTTTACGCGATGCACCGCCACATGATCGAAGGACGCACCGCCCGCATGGTCGCCTACGATCTGGTGCGCGTCTTCAACGAACACTGCAAAGCCAAAGGCCCCTCGGTCCCGCCCGACGTCTTCGCCAAGTCTCCGTCCGTCCGCGTCTGCGGCTCGACCATCCCCACGCGGGAGGAGATGGAGCAGATGATGGCGGGGGGCGGGTATTAG
- a CDS encoding metal-sulfur cluster assembly factor encodes MIVNEDIVREALKGVIDPEIRLSVADLGLIYGVDLDNDGRNVSVRMTLTTPACPYGPQLVNDVRQTVANLPGVDTAEVRVVWDPPWDPRTMATDEIKDKLGIW; translated from the coding sequence GTGATCGTCAACGAAGACATCGTCCGCGAGGCGCTCAAGGGCGTGATCGACCCCGAAATCCGGCTGAGCGTCGCCGATCTGGGGCTGATATACGGTGTTGACTTGGACAACGACGGACGCAATGTGTCGGTGCGCATGACGCTGACCACGCCCGCGTGCCCCTATGGGCCGCAACTGGTCAACGACGTGCGCCAGACAGTCGCCAATCTGCCCGGCGTCGATACGGCCGAAGTCCGGGTCGTCTGGGACCCGCCGTGGGATCCGCGCACGATGGCGACCGATGAGATCAAGGACAAGCTGGGGATCTGGTAG
- a CDS encoding SUF system NifU family Fe-S cluster assembly protein, producing MADVFNKEDVELDALYRDTVLDHYRSPRGRHPLDRIDATRAGYNPLCGDRLTVSLKLDGETIAGVAVDGKGCAISMASGSMLSELLPGKTISEAHALGEAFRGIMHGRPAPADLDMGDLDALEGVRNFPVRVKCALLAWVTMDDALRRVELGDDPSTGVTVTEEGNS from the coding sequence GTGGCTGACGTGTTCAACAAAGAGGACGTCGAGCTCGACGCACTGTATCGCGATACGGTGCTCGATCATTACCGTTCGCCGCGCGGACGGCATCCACTGGACCGTATCGATGCGACACGCGCCGGATACAATCCGCTCTGCGGCGACCGGCTGACCGTCAGCTTAAAGCTCGATGGTGAAACGATCGCCGGTGTCGCCGTCGACGGCAAGGGCTGCGCGATCTCGATGGCCTCCGGCTCGATGCTTTCGGAGCTGTTGCCCGGCAAAACGATCTCCGAGGCGCACGCGCTGGGGGAGGCCTTCCGCGGCATCATGCATGGCCGGCCCGCTCCGGCCGATCTGGATATGGGCGACCTGGATGCTCTGGAAGGTGTCCGCAATTTCCCGGTGCGCGTCAAATGCGCCCTGCTGGCCTGGGTGACCATGGACGATGCTCTGAGACGTGTCGAACTGGGGGATGATCCGTCGACCGGCGTCACCGTGACCGAAGAGGGGAATTCGTGA
- a CDS encoding cysteine desulfurase — protein MPRPAEPQAAYDVAKVRADFPILSRSIHGSPLVYLDSAATSQKPHAVIDTISEFYRTTNANVHRGVYALSAQATDKYEGVRKKVVRLIGAKQTEEIVFTRNTTEGINLVAQSWGAANLVPGDEILLSEMEHHSNLVPWYLIAKRTGAVVRFLPITDDGCLDLRQWDTRFTSRTKVVSLTAVSNVLGTINPIAEIARRAHDDGALVIVDAAQAVPHTRVDVADWDADFIAFSSHKMLGPTGVGVLYGKRALLERLEPVLGGGDMIRTVTFEGATWNDLPWRFEAGTPNFADVVGFGAAIDYLESLGMDAVRRHERELTRYALDRLGELPELRIFGPSDPERQAGVVSFVHNTLHAHDLATILDRRGVAVRAGHHCAQPLMERLGQSATLRASFYVYNNREDVDRLVDALQFAGEYLSRG, from the coding sequence ATGCCACGTCCGGCAGAACCGCAGGCGGCCTACGACGTCGCCAAAGTCCGCGCCGATTTTCCGATTCTGTCGCGTTCGATCCACGGCAGTCCGCTGGTCTATCTCGACAGCGCGGCGACATCGCAAAAGCCCCATGCGGTCATCGATACGATTTCCGAGTTCTATCGCACGACCAACGCCAATGTCCACCGCGGGGTTTACGCGCTCTCCGCGCAGGCGACCGACAAATACGAGGGTGTGCGCAAAAAAGTCGTCCGTCTGATCGGAGCCAAACAGACCGAAGAGATCGTCTTTACGCGCAACACGACAGAGGGGATCAATCTGGTCGCGCAATCGTGGGGCGCGGCCAATCTTGTGCCCGGCGACGAAATCCTGCTGTCCGAAATGGAGCACCACAGCAATCTGGTGCCTTGGTATCTGATCGCCAAGCGCACTGGCGCGGTCGTTCGGTTCCTGCCGATCACCGATGACGGATGTCTGGATCTGAGGCAATGGGATACGCGGTTCACATCGCGCACCAAGGTCGTGTCGTTGACCGCTGTCTCCAATGTCCTGGGAACGATCAATCCGATTGCCGAGATCGCGCGCCGCGCCCACGACGACGGCGCATTGGTGATCGTCGATGCCGCGCAGGCAGTGCCGCATACCCGCGTCGACGTTGCCGATTGGGATGCCGACTTTATCGCCTTCTCATCGCACAAGATGCTGGGACCGACCGGAGTCGGTGTTCTCTATGGCAAACGCGCGTTGTTGGAACGTCTTGAGCCGGTCTTGGGCGGCGGCGACATGATCCGCACCGTGACTTTCGAAGGCGCGACTTGGAATGATTTGCCGTGGAGGTTCGAAGCGGGCACACCCAACTTTGCCGACGTCGTCGGATTTGGCGCCGCCATCGACTATCTGGAATCGTTGGGAATGGATGCAGTCCGCCGTCACGAGCGTGAGCTGACACGTTATGCCCTGGATCGACTCGGCGAGCTGCCGGAGCTTCGCATTTTCGGCCCGTCCGACCCCGAGCGGCAGGCAGGAGTCGTTTCATTCGTGCACAACACGCTGCACGCGCACGATCTCGCCACTATTCTGGACCGGCGCGGGGTGGCGGTGCGCGCCGGGCATCACTGCGCGCAGCCATTGATGGAACGGCTCGGCCAGAGCGCCACCTTGCGCGCGAGTTTTTATGTCTACAACAACCGCGAGGATGTCGACCGCCTCGTCGATGCGCTCCAGTTCGCGGGGGAGTATCTGAGCCGTGGCTGA
- a CDS encoding non-heme iron oxygenase ferredoxin subunit, which produces MPSTEVSLGKVADVPVGQARVVEVAGTRLAVCNVGGTIHVVDDRCTHDDGPLGAGTLYGHAIECPRHGARFDVRTGAVLRMPAAYPVRAYDVRVDNGEIFVDLGDDAA; this is translated from the coding sequence ATGCCGTCGACAGAGGTCAGTCTCGGCAAAGTCGCCGATGTCCCCGTGGGACAGGCGCGCGTAGTCGAGGTCGCCGGCACACGGCTGGCGGTCTGCAACGTCGGCGGGACGATCCATGTCGTCGACGACCGCTGCACACACGACGACGGTCCCCTGGGTGCCGGGACATTGTACGGCCACGCAATCGAATGCCCGCGTCACGGCGCGCGCTTCGACGTGCGCACCGGCGCGGTGTTGCGCATGCCGGCGGCCTATCCGGTCCGTGCTTATGACGTGCGTGTCGACAACGGCGAGATATTCGTTGATTTGGGAGATGATGCCGCGTGA
- the sufD gene encoding Fe-S cluster assembly protein SufD, producing the protein MATLTQQRPTPKAVPTNGDATLDRIAALYREPEWLTRARRDALAAYAGSALPDRVTHLWRYTAPEQFIPQDGAAALAAPSASGKREFPSVLADELGPESVAAAAYIREGLVWKTAVDEELSRAGLLIMDLHEGARQKPELVQQHLGSLIGADFGKFEAFTNAAWSGGLLVYVPRGLELSRPVHLVTAQPVHLTDVAGRLLVIVDEGASLTLIDEYGDGAAASIPQRTHHIVEAFVGRGARFTYAPIQNWNRNTTSYMTQRARLDSDARIDVVMTSMGGASAKVDCGTILSAPGGESNIYGLAIGDQSQRFDHHTVHRHASGRTRSDLKFKVALRDNADSVYTGLIRIDEKSAFCEAYQENRNLILSPKAKAESIPELEILNNEVRCSHGATVGRIDEQEIFYCESRGIDRAEAIRLIVAGFIEPIVQHVPDIAQSRLRSTIIRRLEER; encoded by the coding sequence ATGGCGACATTGACACAACAGCGTCCCACACCAAAAGCCGTGCCGACAAACGGCGACGCGACTCTCGATCGGATCGCCGCGCTCTACCGAGAGCCGGAGTGGCTGACGCGCGCCCGACGGGATGCCTTGGCGGCATACGCAGGTTCAGCGCTGCCCGATCGCGTCACGCATCTTTGGCGTTATACGGCGCCCGAGCAGTTCATCCCGCAAGATGGTGCCGCGGCGCTCGCCGCACCATCGGCTTCCGGGAAACGTGAATTTCCGTCCGTGCTCGCCGACGAACTCGGGCCGGAATCGGTCGCGGCGGCCGCGTACATCCGTGAAGGTCTGGTCTGGAAGACGGCGGTCGACGAGGAACTCTCGCGCGCGGGTCTGCTGATCATGGACCTGCACGAAGGTGCGCGGCAGAAGCCGGAGTTGGTGCAGCAGCATCTCGGGTCGCTGATCGGCGCCGACTTCGGGAAGTTCGAAGCGTTCACCAATGCCGCCTGGTCGGGCGGGTTGTTGGTTTATGTCCCGCGCGGTCTGGAATTGTCGCGTCCGGTGCACCTGGTCACGGCGCAGCCGGTGCATCTCACCGACGTCGCTGGTCGGCTGCTCGTAATAGTCGACGAAGGCGCGTCGCTGACGTTGATCGATGAATACGGAGACGGTGCAGCGGCGTCCATCCCGCAGCGCACACATCATATTGTCGAGGCATTCGTCGGACGCGGCGCGCGTTTCACTTATGCACCGATCCAAAACTGGAATCGCAATACGACGTCGTACATGACCCAGCGCGCGCGCCTGGATTCGGATGCGCGCATCGACGTTGTGATGACGTCGATGGGCGGCGCCTCGGCAAAAGTCGATTGCGGCACGATCCTCTCTGCGCCCGGCGGTGAAAGCAACATCTACGGGCTGGCGATCGGCGACCAAAGCCAGCGCTTCGACCATCACACCGTGCACCGGCACGCCTCCGGTCGGACGCGCAGTGATCTGAAGTTCAAGGTTGCGCTTCGCGACAATGCCGATTCGGTCTATACCGGCCTGATTCGGATCGATGAGAAGTCGGCGTTTTGCGAAGCATATCAGGAAAACCGCAACCTGATTCTCTCGCCGAAGGCGAAGGCCGAATCGATTCCCGAATTGGAGATTCTCAATAACGAGGTCCGCTGCTCGCACGGGGCCACGGTCGGGCGCATCGACGAGCAGGAAATTTTCTACTGCGAATCGCGCGGGATCGACCGCGCCGAGGCCATCCGCTTGATCGTGGCAGGATTCATCGAGCCGATCGTGCAGCATGTCCCCGACATTGCACAATCGCGCCTGCGATCGACGATTATCCGCCGTTTGGAGGAACGCTGA
- the sufB gene encoding Fe-S cluster assembly protein SufB, with amino-acid sequence MTELSKTRHVQKQNDISVREDYATRYGFADPEEYFHRAPVGLNHEVVEMISQLKHEPDWMRQFRHASLDTFLAKPMPTWGDTALLNSIEFDKIRYFVRSSEKQETNWDDVPAYIKKTFDRLGIPEAEQKFLGGVSAQYESEVVYHSMRDDLTKQGIIFKDMDTALRENEDIVREHFASVIPMADNKFAALNSAVWSGGSFIYVPPDTEVKVPLQAYFRINAKNMGQFERTLIIADRGARVHYIEGCTAPVYSTDSLHSAVVELIALDGAYIRYTTIQNWSNNVYNLVTKRAVAHKDSTVEWVDANLGSKLTMKFPCVYLMGERAKAEILSVAFAGDGQHQDAGAKVIHAAPNTTSRITSKSISKGTGRASYRGLVKAYPNATNCKVSVECDALLLDESARSDTYPTMEIASEDVRIEHEARVSKIAEEQIFYLQSRGLSEDEARMLIVNGFFEPFVKQLPMEYAVEMNRLIELEMEGSVG; translated from the coding sequence ATGACTGAACTTTCGAAAACACGGCACGTCCAAAAGCAAAACGACATCAGCGTTCGCGAGGACTACGCGACCCGTTATGGGTTCGCCGATCCGGAGGAGTACTTCCATCGGGCGCCGGTTGGTCTCAATCACGAAGTCGTGGAGATGATTTCGCAACTGAAGCATGAACCCGATTGGATGCGGCAGTTCCGGCACGCATCACTCGATACGTTTCTCGCCAAGCCGATGCCCACCTGGGGCGACACCGCCCTGTTGAATTCGATTGAATTCGACAAAATCCGCTACTTTGTCCGTTCCAGCGAAAAGCAGGAAACCAATTGGGATGATGTCCCCGCGTACATCAAGAAGACGTTTGATCGTCTCGGTATCCCCGAAGCGGAACAGAAGTTCCTGGGCGGCGTCTCGGCGCAGTATGAATCCGAAGTGGTCTACCACTCGATGCGCGACGATCTCACCAAACAGGGAATCATCTTCAAGGATATGGATACCGCTCTGCGCGAGAACGAAGACATCGTCCGCGAGCACTTCGCTTCGGTCATTCCGATGGCCGACAACAAATTCGCGGCACTCAACTCGGCGGTCTGGTCCGGCGGATCCTTCATCTATGTCCCGCCCGATACGGAAGTGAAGGTGCCCCTGCAGGCGTACTTCCGCATCAACGCCAAGAACATGGGGCAGTTCGAACGGACGCTGATCATCGCCGATCGGGGCGCGCGTGTGCATTACATCGAGGGCTGCACCGCACCGGTCTACTCGACCGACTCGCTGCACTCGGCGGTCGTCGAATTGATAGCGCTCGACGGCGCGTACATCCGTTATACGACCATCCAGAACTGGTCCAACAACGTTTACAATCTGGTCACCAAGCGCGCTGTCGCACACAAGGACTCCACCGTCGAATGGGTCGACGCCAACCTCGGCTCGAAGCTGACCATGAAGTTTCCCTGCGTGTACCTGATGGGCGAACGCGCCAAGGCCGAGATTCTCTCGGTGGCGTTTGCCGGTGATGGCCAGCATCAGGACGCCGGCGCCAAGGTGATTCACGCCGCGCCGAACACCACCTCGCGGATCACGTCGAAATCGATTTCGAAGGGGACCGGCCGTGCCTCCTATCGCGGGCTGGTGAAGGCATACCCGAACGCCACCAACTGCAAGGTGTCGGTCGAGTGCGACGCACTGCTGCTGGATGAAAGCGCGCGGTCGGACACGTACCCGACCATGGAAATCGCCTCTGAGGATGTCCGCATCGAGCACGAGGCGCGCGTCAGCAAGATCGCCGAAGAACAGATCTTCTATCTGCAGAGCCGCGGCCTCTCCGAGGATGAGGCGCGCATGCTGATCGTCAATGGATTCTTCGAGCCGTTCGTCAAGCAGCTCCCGATGGAGTACGCGGTCGAGATGAACCGGCTCATCGAACTGGAAATGGAAGGATCAGTCGGCTAA
- the sufC gene encoding Fe-S cluster assembly ATPase SufC, with protein sequence MTHNEAVFRCENVHVEIEGKEVVKGVSLAIRPGEIHALMGPNGSGKSTLANALAGHPSYELTKGKVFIDGEDVTELDPHEKARKGMFLAFQYPVAVPGVTVANFMRSALKAITNNDEERLKGFRRTLLAEFEKLSIDPGFATRYVNDGFSGGEKKRLEVLQMAVLQPKIALLDETDSGLDIDALKIVAHGINEVVARNVGVLLVTHYQRILNFVKPQYVHVFYDGRIVRSGGPELAATLEEKGYDWIINEVNAVAAAVA encoded by the coding sequence ATGACCCACAATGAAGCAGTCTTTCGCTGTGAGAATGTCCACGTGGAGATCGAGGGCAAGGAGGTCGTCAAAGGCGTTTCGCTTGCGATCCGACCTGGCGAAATTCACGCGCTGATGGGCCCCAACGGGTCGGGAAAGAGCACGCTGGCCAACGCGCTGGCGGGGCACCCGTCCTATGAGTTGACCAAGGGCAAAGTCTTCATCGACGGCGAGGATGTCACCGAGCTTGATCCGCACGAAAAGGCGCGCAAGGGCATGTTCCTCGCTTTTCAATACCCGGTCGCGGTACCGGGCGTGACAGTCGCCAACTTCATGCGTTCGGCCTTGAAAGCGATCACCAACAACGACGAGGAACGGCTCAAGGGATTTCGTCGGACGCTGCTCGCTGAATTCGAAAAGCTCAGCATCGATCCGGGTTTTGCGACGCGCTATGTCAATGATGGCTTCTCCGGCGGCGAAAAGAAGCGTCTGGAAGTTCTCCAGATGGCGGTGTTGCAGCCGAAAATCGCGCTGTTGGACGAAACCGATTCGGGATTGGACATCGACGCGCTGAAGATTGTCGCGCACGGCATCAACGAAGTCGTCGCGCGCAACGTGGGCGTGCTCCTGGTCACGCACTACCAACGCATACTGAATTTCGTCAAACCCCAGTACGTGCATGTCTTCTACGACGGGCGCATCGTTCGTTCGGGCGGACCCGAACTGGCCGCGACACTGGAGGAGAAGGGGTACGACTGGATCATCAACGAGGTCAACGCAGTCGCCGCCGCGGTGGCATAA
- a CDS encoding Rrf2 family transcriptional regulator has product MKISALEEYGLRCLLQLGRAQDKHSLTINEIAEAEGITVAHARKLLMVLREADLVESVRGRSGGYVLKGNPTEISVGRVLELLGGRMYDADFCGRHAGQVSICVNSGACSVRSLWGILDGLFGGVLHRIRLADLIDGEAQATVALHRHLKDTVEELLARNTRPPERFELRSDIESVN; this is encoded by the coding sequence ATGAAGATCAGCGCCTTAGAAGAGTACGGGTTGCGGTGCCTGCTTCAATTAGGGCGGGCGCAGGACAAACATTCGCTGACGATTAATGAGATCGCCGAGGCCGAAGGGATTACCGTCGCCCATGCGCGCAAATTGCTTATGGTACTCCGCGAAGCCGACCTCGTCGAAAGTGTGCGCGGGCGCTCCGGAGGGTATGTCCTGAAGGGGAATCCGACCGAAATCAGTGTCGGGCGCGTTCTTGAGTTGCTGGGCGGGCGGATGTACGACGCTGACTTCTGCGGTCGGCACGCCGGGCAGGTTTCGATTTGCGTAAACTCCGGCGCTTGCTCGGTGCGGTCGCTGTGGGGTATCCTTGACGGCCTTTTCGGTGGGGTTTTGCACCGGATCCGCTTGGCGGATCTGATCGATGGCGAGGCGCAGGCGACGGTGGCGCTGCACCGCCACTTGAAAGACACGGTCGAAGAACTGTTGGCTCGAAACACACGGCCGCCAGAACGGTTTGAACTGAGATCCGACATCGAGTCGGTGAACTAA
- a CDS encoding superoxide dismutase, with protein MPHTLPNLPYPHDALEPHIDKTTMEIHHGKHHQAYVNNLNAALDGTGLGDLPVHQLIADLSKVPDAKRTAVRNNGGGHFNHSMFWKLMKPGGGGQPKGDLENAIKSAFGGFDGFKEKFAAAATTRFGSGWAWLGVKDNSLCVCSTPNQDNPLMKGVVDCACTPILGLDVWEHAYYLKYQNRRPDYIAAFWKVINWDEVAKRFTQAMSGATVAV; from the coding sequence ATGCCGCACACGCTACCCAATCTTCCGTACCCGCACGATGCACTGGAGCCGCACATCGACAAGACGACGATGGAAATCCATCATGGCAAGCATCATCAGGCGTACGTCAACAATCTCAACGCCGCGCTCGACGGCACCGGACTCGGCGACTTGCCGGTGCATCAGTTGATCGCCGATTTATCCAAAGTCCCCGATGCCAAGCGCACAGCGGTGCGCAACAACGGCGGCGGCCACTTCAATCACTCCATGTTTTGGAAACTGATGAAGCCGGGCGGCGGTGGACAACCCAAGGGCGATCTGGAGAATGCGATCAAGAGCGCCTTCGGCGGCTTCGATGGGTTCAAAGAGAAATTCGCGGCTGCGGCCACGACACGATTCGGATCCGGCTGGGCCTGGCTGGGTGTCAAGGACAACTCGCTCTGCGTCTGTTCGACGCCCAATCAGGACAATCCGCTGATGAAGGGGGTCGTCGATTGCGCCTGCACGCCGATCCTCGGGCTTGATGTCTGGGAACACGCGTACTATCTGAAGTATCAGAATCGCCGTCCGGACTACATCGCCGCCTTTTGGAAGGTGATCAACTGGGACGAGGTTGCGAAACGTTTCACACAGGCCATGAGCGGCGCGACAGTCGCCGTGTAG